Proteins from a genomic interval of Polaribacter sejongensis:
- a CDS encoding magnesium chelatase — protein sequence MSINTINSLGELKASGYKSKSIKDELRENLIVKIKNKETAFKGVHGYENTVIPELERAILSKHNINLLGLRGQAKTRLARLMVDLLDEYIPVVAGSEINDDPLQPISRFAIELIKEKGDETPIFWLHRNERFVEKLATPDVTVADIIGDVDPIKAANLKLSYADDRVIHYGMIPRANRCIFVINELPDLQARIQVALFNILQEGDIQIRGFKLRLPLDMQFVFTANPEDYTNRGSIVTPLKDRIGSQILTHYPEDIETAKTITQQEANKVGSQKDFIAVPELAKDLLEQIVFEARESEFIDAKSGVSARLSISAFENLLSTAERRALLSGDDKTMIRLNDFDGIIPAITGKVELVYEGEQEGAQVVAETLIKDAIKTLFPSYFPEIKKLEKQDEESPYDDIISWFFNADEDFELLDEHTEAQYKAELDKVKPLDAFLKKHQPNMNEVDAYFVKEFILWALVEFKKLSKYRFAEGTQFKDPYGNFISGL from the coding sequence ATGAGCATAAATACGATAAATTCATTAGGTGAATTAAAAGCATCAGGATATAAATCTAAATCAATTAAAGATGAGTTAAGAGAAAATCTGATTGTTAAAATAAAAAATAAAGAAACTGCTTTTAAAGGAGTTCACGGGTATGAGAATACGGTAATTCCGGAATTAGAAAGAGCTATTTTAAGTAAGCATAACATTAATTTATTAGGATTAAGAGGACAAGCAAAAACACGTCTGGCTAGATTGATGGTCGATTTATTGGATGAATACATTCCGGTTGTTGCTGGTTCTGAGATTAACGACGATCCTTTACAGCCAATTTCTAGATTTGCTATTGAGCTGATTAAAGAAAAAGGAGATGAAACACCTATTTTTTGGTTGCATAGAAATGAGCGTTTTGTAGAAAAATTAGCAACGCCAGATGTAACTGTTGCCGATATTATTGGTGATGTAGATCCTATAAAAGCAGCCAATTTAAAATTGAGTTATGCAGATGATAGAGTAATTCACTACGGAATGATTCCACGTGCAAACAGGTGTATTTTCGTAATTAATGAATTACCAGATTTACAAGCTAGAATTCAGGTGGCACTTTTTAATATTTTACAAGAAGGTGATATTCAAATTAGAGGGTTTAAATTACGTTTGCCTTTAGATATGCAGTTTGTGTTTACAGCAAACCCAGAAGACTATACGAATAGAGGAAGTATTGTTACCCCTTTAAAAGATAGAATTGGTTCGCAGATTTTAACGCATTATCCAGAGGATATTGAAACAGCTAAAACAATTACACAGCAAGAAGCAAACAAGGTAGGTTCTCAAAAGGATTTTATAGCAGTACCCGAATTGGCAAAAGACTTGTTAGAGCAAATTGTTTTTGAAGCTAGAGAAAGTGAGTTTATCGATGCCAAAAGTGGTGTGAGTGCACGTCTAAGTATTTCTGCTTTCGAAAACTTATTAAGTACTGCAGAAAGAAGAGCGTTACTTTCTGGTGATGATAAAACAATGATTCGCTTAAATGATTTTGACGGAATCATTCCTGCTATTACAGGAAAAGTAGAGTTGGTTTATGAAGGAGAGCAAGAAGGTGCACAAGTAGTGGCAGAGACCTTAATTAAGGATGCGATTAAAACGTTGTTTCCAAGTTATTTTCCGGAGATAAAAAAGTTAGAAAAGCAAGATGAAGAATCTCCTTATGACGATATTATTTCTTGGTTTTTTAATGCTGATGAAGATTTCGAATTGTTAGATGAACATACAGAAGCGCAATACAAAGCAGAATTAGACAAAGTAAAGCCTTTAGATGCTTTTCTTAAAAAACACCAACCAAATATGAATGAAGTAGATGCGTATTTTGTAAAAGAGTTTATTCTTTGGGCATTGGTAGAGTTTAAAAAACTAAGCAAATATCGTTTTGCAGAAGGTACTCAGTTTAAAGATC
- a CDS encoding vWA domain-containing protein — MKNNNKRKGFVFKTYEAVHQSPFEKLFEIFKELITHTFGDFDEAIDWLRSLDKEYKLTDENYTIDDFIEDLKKKGYIKEEIKGDGTGGTKITPKTERAIRQQALNHIFGKIKRSGAGNHKSKSPGIGDEHTGDLRAYQFGDALDKVSVTESIRNAQINNGIDNFNLTENDLVVEETMHKSQMSTVLMIDISHSMILYGEDRITPAKKVAMALAELITTRYPKDTLDIIVFGNDAWAIKIKDLPYLQVGPYHTNTVAGLQLAMDLLRRKRNTNKQIFMITDGKPSCLRLPDGQYYKNSNGLDKYIVNKCYAMGQQARKLNIPITTFMIAQDPYLMQFIKAFTKANQGKAFYTGLKGLGEMIFEDYETNRKKRIRG, encoded by the coding sequence ATGAAAAATAATAATAAAAGAAAAGGTTTTGTTTTTAAAACTTACGAAGCGGTACATCAATCTCCTTTCGAAAAATTATTTGAAATTTTTAAGGAGTTGATAACACATACTTTTGGCGATTTTGATGAAGCCATAGATTGGTTGCGTTCTTTAGATAAAGAATATAAATTGACCGATGAAAATTATACCATTGATGATTTTATAGAAGATTTAAAGAAGAAAGGCTATATAAAAGAAGAAATAAAAGGTGATGGAACTGGGGGTACAAAAATTACTCCCAAAACTGAACGTGCCATTCGTCAGCAAGCGTTGAATCATATTTTTGGGAAAATAAAAAGAAGTGGTGCTGGTAACCATAAAAGTAAATCTCCAGGAATAGGAGATGAGCATACGGGAGATTTAAGAGCGTATCAATTTGGGGATGCCTTAGATAAAGTTTCGGTTACAGAAAGCATCAGGAATGCTCAAATAAATAACGGAATTGATAATTTCAATTTAACTGAAAACGATTTGGTGGTGGAAGAAACCATGCACAAAAGTCAAATGAGTACCGTTTTAATGATTGATATTAGTCATTCTATGATTTTATATGGTGAAGATAGAATTACTCCTGCCAAAAAAGTAGCCATGGCGTTGGCAGAATTAATAACAACTCGTTATCCTAAAGACACTTTAGATATTATTGTTTTTGGAAATGATGCTTGGGCTATTAAAATTAAAGATTTGCCATATTTACAAGTAGGACCATATCATACAAATACGGTTGCAGGTTTACAATTAGCGATGGATTTACTCCGAAGAAAACGAAATACTAACAAACAAATTTTTATGATTACCGATGGAAAGCCAAGTTGCTTGCGTTTGCCAGACGGACAATATTATAAGAATAGTAATGGTTTAGACAAATACATTGTAAACAAATGTTATGCAATGGGGCAACAAGCAAGAAAATTAAACATTCCGATTACTACTTTTATGATTGCACAAGATCCGTATTTAATGCAATTTATAAAGGCATTTACAAAAGCAAATCAAGGAAAAGCATTTTATACAGGTTTAAAAGGCTTGGGAGAAATGATTTTTGAAGATTATGAAACCAATAGAAAAAAGAGAATTAGAGGATAG